In Saccharothrix syringae, the following are encoded in one genomic region:
- a CDS encoding DUF6541 family protein, which produces MSWFEVVPVALAAAGWLVGPGAALAYAIGLRGLSAWGMAPTFSTLITAFTAVVAGRLGIPWSPVVVLIATAAVVAVAGIAALALHRVAPPRRSDPRRVLIAAALGLVPTVAIGWYVMVNGMGRPDQLSQTYDAIFHYSAIAHVLDSGDASSLTMGTLGNPATQPVFYPAAWHDVTSLVSLTTGAPVAVAANLTSAVIAMLVWSLSCMLLVRQVVGPSTAAMAVTGVVAVAFTAFPWGLMSFGVLWPNLLGLSLAPAGVAMVLAAVSLAREDVIGRRRALVLAPLVLVACGFAHPNAVFSFLVVALFAMATSVLRWAVRRHREGRTLRGALGVAAFLLVFLGAWRFVATTPAFAGVRTFYWPPFETPARAIGEVLLNATNGRPALWALSVLVVVGAVVAWRTRTNRWLVAAFAGSGLLYVLTAAINRPDTQFITGYWYNDSFRLAAMVPIAAVPLAVLGVTRLAERLGGLLGDRPRAGSRLALVRTPLVLSLLVLLVLAPLTRFFYVEHNSAWMAGTYRVEPVPTGSTLVDDVEKGFLPELEERVPEDALVANNPWDGSAVMLAEVGRRALFPHADIPWSEDQRLLARSLDDAGRDPEVCHAADRLGVEYLLVANRTFWPHDNRNKDYPGLADPGSDPAFELVARDGSVKLYRIDCEERPGTSSR; this is translated from the coding sequence ATGAGCTGGTTCGAGGTGGTGCCGGTCGCGCTCGCCGCCGCGGGGTGGCTGGTCGGCCCCGGCGCGGCCCTCGCGTACGCCATCGGGCTGCGCGGCCTGTCCGCCTGGGGCATGGCCCCGACCTTCAGCACCCTCATCACCGCCTTCACCGCGGTGGTGGCGGGCCGGCTCGGCATCCCGTGGTCCCCCGTCGTGGTGCTGATCGCGACCGCGGCCGTGGTGGCGGTCGCCGGCATCGCGGCCCTGGCGCTGCACCGGGTCGCGCCGCCGCGCCGCAGCGACCCCCGCCGGGTGCTGATCGCCGCCGCCCTCGGCCTGGTGCCCACCGTCGCCATCGGCTGGTACGTGATGGTCAACGGCATGGGCCGACCGGACCAGCTCTCCCAGACCTACGACGCGATCTTCCACTACAGCGCGATCGCCCACGTCCTGGACAGCGGCGACGCCTCCTCGCTGACCATGGGCACGCTCGGCAACCCGGCCACGCAGCCGGTGTTCTACCCGGCGGCCTGGCACGACGTGACCTCGCTGGTCTCGCTGACCACCGGCGCGCCGGTCGCGGTGGCCGCGAACCTCACCTCCGCGGTCATCGCGATGCTGGTGTGGTCGCTGAGCTGCATGCTGCTGGTGCGGCAGGTGGTCGGCCCCTCCACCGCCGCGATGGCCGTCACCGGCGTGGTGGCCGTGGCGTTCACCGCGTTCCCCTGGGGCCTGATGAGCTTCGGCGTGCTGTGGCCGAACCTGCTGGGCCTGAGCCTGGCGCCGGCCGGCGTGGCGATGGTGCTGGCGGCCGTGTCGCTGGCCAGGGAGGACGTCATCGGGCGCCGCCGGGCCCTCGTCCTGGCCCCGCTCGTGCTCGTGGCCTGCGGCTTCGCCCACCCCAACGCGGTGTTCAGCTTCCTGGTGGTCGCGCTGTTCGCGATGGCCACCAGCGTGCTGCGGTGGGCGGTGCGGCGGCACCGCGAGGGCCGCACGCTCCGGGGCGCGCTGGGCGTCGCCGCGTTCCTGCTGGTGTTCCTGGGCGCGTGGCGCTTCGTGGCCACGACCCCGGCGTTCGCGGGCGTCCGCACCTTCTACTGGCCGCCGTTCGAGACGCCCGCCCGCGCGATCGGCGAGGTGCTGCTCAACGCGACCAACGGCCGGCCCGCGCTGTGGGCGCTGTCCGTCCTGGTCGTGGTCGGCGCGGTGGTGGCGTGGCGGACGCGGACCAACCGCTGGCTGGTGGCCGCGTTCGCCGGCTCCGGCCTCCTCTACGTGCTCACCGCGGCGATCAACCGGCCGGACACCCAGTTCATCACCGGGTACTGGTACAACGACTCGTTCCGGCTGGCCGCGATGGTCCCCATCGCCGCGGTGCCGCTCGCGGTCCTCGGCGTCACCCGGCTCGCGGAGCGGCTGGGCGGACTGCTCGGGGACCGGCCGCGGGCGGGCTCGCGGCTCGCGCTGGTCCGCACGCCGCTCGTGCTGAGCCTGCTCGTCCTGCTCGTCCTCGCGCCGCTGACCAGGTTCTTCTACGTCGAGCACAACTCCGCGTGGATGGCGGGCACCTACCGGGTCGAGCCGGTGCCGACGGGCTCGACGCTGGTCGACGACGTCGAGAAGGGGTTCCTGCCCGAGCTGGAGGAGCGGGTCCCCGAGGACGCCCTGGTGGCCAACAACCCGTGGGACGGCAGCGCCGTGATGCTCGCGGAGGTGGGCCGCCGGGCGCTGTTCCCGCACGCCGACATCCCCTGGAGCGAGGACCAGCGGCTGCTGGCCCGGAGCCTGGACGACGCCGGCCGCGACCCCGAGGTGTGCCACGCCGCCGACCGGCTGGGCGTGGAGTACCTGCTGGTGGCCAACCGCACGTTCTGGCCGCACGACAACCGGAACAAGGACTACCCCGGCCTGGCCGACCCCGGTTCGGACCCGGCGTTCGAGCTGGTGGCCCGGGACGGGTCGGTCAAGCTGTACCGGATCGACTGCGAGGAGCGGCCCGGCACGTCGTCGCGCTGA
- the glf gene encoding UDP-galactopyranose mutase, whose product MSFAGYDLIVVGSGFYGLTVAERVASQLDKRVLVIERRSHIGGNAYSEAEPETGIEVHRYGAHLFHTSNKRVWDYVNQFTEFTGYQHRVFAMHGGQAYQFPMGLGLISQFVGRYLSPEEARAWVAEQAAEIDSKDAKNLEEKAISLIGRPLYEAFVRDYTAKQWQTDPKELPAAVISRLPVRYTFDNRYFNDTYEGLPVDGYTAWLEKMADHPNIEVRLDTDFFDVRDEIPAGTPIVYTGPVDRYFDYSEGWLGWRTLDFEQEVLPVGDFQGTPVMNYNDADVPYTRIHEFRHFHPERDYPADRTVIVREYSRSAEKDDEPYYPINTPEDRAKLERYRQLAKQEAAERNVVFGGRLGTYKYLDMHMAIGSALTVFENKIAPHLTSGRALDGSLED is encoded by the coding sequence GTGAGCTTCGCAGGGTATGACCTGATCGTGGTCGGTTCCGGTTTCTACGGCCTGACCGTCGCCGAGCGCGTCGCCAGCCAGCTGGACAAGCGCGTCCTGGTGATCGAGCGCCGGTCGCACATCGGCGGCAACGCCTACTCGGAGGCCGAGCCGGAGACGGGCATCGAGGTGCACCGCTACGGGGCGCACCTCTTCCACACCTCCAACAAGCGGGTGTGGGACTACGTCAACCAGTTCACCGAGTTCACCGGCTACCAGCACCGCGTGTTCGCCATGCACGGCGGCCAGGCGTACCAGTTCCCGATGGGCCTGGGCCTGATCTCCCAGTTCGTGGGCCGCTACCTCAGCCCCGAGGAGGCCCGGGCGTGGGTGGCGGAGCAGGCCGCCGAGATCGACTCCAAGGACGCGAAGAACCTGGAGGAGAAGGCGATCTCGCTGATCGGCCGCCCGCTCTACGAGGCGTTCGTGCGCGACTACACCGCGAAGCAGTGGCAGACCGACCCGAAGGAGCTGCCCGCGGCGGTCATCAGCCGCCTGCCGGTGCGCTACACCTTCGACAACCGGTACTTCAACGACACCTACGAGGGCCTGCCCGTCGACGGCTACACCGCGTGGCTGGAGAAGATGGCCGACCACCCGAACATCGAGGTGCGGCTGGACACCGACTTCTTCGACGTGCGCGACGAGATCCCGGCCGGCACCCCGATCGTCTACACGGGCCCGGTCGACCGCTACTTCGACTACAGCGAGGGCTGGCTCGGCTGGCGCACGCTGGACTTCGAGCAGGAGGTCCTGCCGGTCGGGGACTTCCAGGGCACCCCGGTGATGAACTACAACGACGCCGACGTGCCCTACACTCGGATCCACGAGTTCCGCCACTTCCACCCGGAACGGGACTACCCCGCGGACCGCACGGTCATCGTCCGCGAGTACTCCCGCTCGGCCGAGAAGGACGACGAGCCCTACTACCCGATCAACACGCCCGAGGACCGCGCGAAGCTGGAGCGCTACCGGCAGCTGGCCAAGCAGGAGGCCGCCGAGCGCAACGTGGTCTTCGGTGGCAGGCTCGGCACGTACAAGTACCTGGACATGCACATGGCCATCGGTTCGGCGTTGACCGTGTTCGAGAACAAGATCGCCCCGCACCTGACCTCCGGTCGGGCGCTGGACGGTTCGCTGGAGGATTGA
- a CDS encoding glycosyltransferase, with product MSGNSPLVEHEAPERLLAQRGLFAGPSPIVSEDLYAEVSRGVADRERQRLVLHPHAAVSMNTYFGRFPATYWQRWCVSPEVELSLVLTGSGQVSVVASDAEGEPRTVAARSVEGAEDELVRLTAKIDKFTDGGGLWFDVSTGDDQLVVEQVRWTVAPPRKVRPTAVVICTFNRVEDCLNTMAALASDREPLDLVDAIYVVDQGSDPVESRPRFAEVAAQLGDKLRYVRQPNLGGAGGFTRGLYEVTEVDGAEHANVLFMDDDVLCEPEIVVRTTAFANRTAQPVIVGGQMLYLLHPNHLHVGAEYANLDTLAPGQVVDGALHNADLTGYDEETGKKNTQDRRVDAGYNGWWSCLIPSEIVKAIGYPLPMFFQWDDIEYGYRARAHGFATVTLPGAGVWHADFHWKDWDDWHRYFNLRNAMITSALHSRFEPKRICRSMAAQLATYLVAMQYGLAATQLKAIEDFLKGPEMLHDGGVQAAAEIRKLRAEYPETVRHPASEVPGIPSGDLPLVPAPPAPRLFAPVLVKRVMYQLLGKNVHDVGAVTAGDAAWWHVSLFNTAVVTDASQEGVRVRRRDRELAIRLGREGARLIKELYNRAPELQREYRAAMGGLTSRDNWRRLYDL from the coding sequence ATGTCGGGCAACTCCCCGCTCGTCGAGCACGAGGCACCGGAGAGGCTGCTGGCCCAGCGCGGGCTGTTCGCGGGTCCGTCGCCGATCGTCTCGGAAGACCTCTACGCGGAGGTCTCCCGGGGCGTCGCCGACCGCGAGCGGCAGCGGCTGGTGCTGCACCCGCACGCCGCGGTGTCGATGAACACGTACTTCGGGCGCTTCCCGGCCACCTACTGGCAGCGGTGGTGCGTCAGCCCCGAGGTCGAGCTGAGCCTGGTGCTCACCGGCTCCGGGCAGGTCTCGGTCGTGGCCTCGGACGCCGAGGGGGAGCCCCGCACCGTCGCGGCGCGGTCCGTCGAGGGCGCCGAGGACGAGCTGGTCCGGCTCACCGCCAAGATCGACAAGTTCACCGACGGCGGCGGCCTGTGGTTCGACGTCTCCACCGGTGACGACCAGCTGGTGGTCGAGCAGGTCCGGTGGACCGTCGCGCCGCCCCGAAAGGTGCGCCCGACCGCGGTCGTCATCTGCACGTTCAACCGCGTCGAGGACTGCCTCAACACGATGGCCGCGCTGGCCTCCGACCGCGAGCCGCTGGACCTCGTCGACGCGATCTACGTCGTCGACCAGGGCAGCGACCCGGTGGAGTCCCGGCCGCGCTTCGCCGAGGTCGCCGCCCAGCTCGGCGACAAGCTGCGCTACGTCCGCCAGCCCAACCTCGGCGGCGCGGGCGGCTTCACCCGCGGCCTCTACGAGGTCACCGAGGTCGACGGCGCCGAGCACGCCAACGTGCTGTTCATGGACGACGACGTGCTGTGCGAGCCGGAGATCGTGGTCCGCACGACCGCGTTCGCCAACCGCACCGCCCAGCCGGTGATCGTCGGCGGCCAGATGCTGTACCTGCTGCACCCCAACCACCTGCACGTGGGCGCCGAGTACGCCAACCTCGACACGCTGGCCCCCGGCCAGGTCGTCGACGGTGCCCTGCACAACGCCGACCTCACCGGGTACGACGAGGAGACCGGCAAGAAGAACACGCAGGACCGCCGGGTGGACGCGGGCTACAACGGCTGGTGGTCGTGCCTGATCCCGTCCGAGATCGTCAAGGCGATCGGCTACCCGCTGCCGATGTTCTTCCAGTGGGACGACATCGAGTACGGCTACCGCGCGCGGGCCCACGGGTTCGCCACGGTCACCCTGCCCGGCGCCGGCGTCTGGCACGCGGACTTCCACTGGAAGGACTGGGACGACTGGCACCGGTACTTCAACCTGCGCAACGCCATGATCACCTCGGCGCTGCACAGCCGGTTCGAGCCCAAGCGCATCTGCCGGTCGATGGCGGCCCAGCTCGCCACCTACCTGGTGGCCATGCAGTACGGCCTGGCCGCCACCCAGCTCAAGGCCATCGAGGACTTCCTCAAGGGCCCGGAGATGCTGCACGACGGCGGCGTGCAGGCGGCCGCCGAGATCCGCAAGCTGCGCGCGGAGTACCCGGAGACGGTGCGCCACCCGGCGTCGGAGGTGCCCGGCATCCCCTCGGGCGACCTGCCGCTGGTCCCGGCGCCGCCCGCGCCGCGGCTGTTCGCGCCGGTGCTGGTCAAGCGGGTCATGTACCAGCTGCTGGGCAAGAACGTGCACGACGTCGGCGCGGTGACCGCCGGTGACGCGGCCTGGTGGCACGTGTCGCTGTTCAACACCGCGGTGGTGACCGACGCGTCCCAGGAGGGCGTGCGGGTCCGCCGCCGCGACCGCGAGCTGGCGATCCGCCTGGGCAGGGAAGGCGCCAGGCTCATCAAGGAGCTGTACAACCGGGCGCCCGAGCTGCAGCGCGAGTACCGCGCCGCGATGGGCGGGCTGACCAGCCGGGACAACTGGCGCCGGCTGTACGACCTGTGA
- a CDS encoding glycosyltransferase, with protein MDAVHRIVLPRDDDPLDVRPLYLDEPENVHCQVGSRRLLTVPEHAKVSFATYFNAFPASYWKRWTVVDEVVLRLQVRGSGRLDVYRSKPSGDVVHLEGEFVRDAAEWTALEFPVSLKPFEDGGLIWFDAFTHEAPLEIRDAEWAVRQPLPRKKVAVAITTMRPHDAVGALRALAGDPAVLDVVDKVFVADQGAVKVRSVEGFAAAAAGLGDRLEVVEQDNLGGSGGFTRGMFEAIEHTDADQVMLMDDDIRLEPEAVLRSNAFARAAASPVIVGSHMLNLQARTRIHSTAEVVDLGSCFWRAAPGAVTDHDFATSSLRETPALHARVDATYNGWWMCLIPREVVERTGYPLPLFIKWDDAEYSLRALERGFPTVSLPGSAVWHMPWTDKNDSTDWQAYFHTRNRLVLAALHSPYDVRNTIVKHGLKLSLRHLLSMEYSTVALQQKAVEDFLAGPEALFDSLRTALPEVRRIRERYSDARRLESAREVPPPTFDLVRAEALLQPSRGRAAIAVRAAKSVLHNLRPPQPGTADRPQLNVPALNARWFLLGNLDSATVSAADGTGVAFYKRDPEQFRVLMARAVRNYRRLGREWPRLRARYREALPDLTSAEGWRKVFEND; from the coding sequence GTGGACGCGGTGCACCGGATCGTCCTGCCGAGGGACGACGACCCGCTCGACGTCCGGCCGCTGTACCTGGACGAGCCGGAGAACGTGCACTGCCAGGTGGGCTCCCGCCGCCTGCTGACGGTGCCGGAGCACGCCAAGGTGTCGTTCGCGACGTACTTCAACGCCTTCCCGGCGAGCTACTGGAAGCGCTGGACGGTCGTCGACGAGGTCGTGCTGCGCCTCCAGGTGCGCGGTTCCGGCCGGCTCGACGTGTACCGCTCCAAGCCGAGCGGCGACGTCGTGCACCTGGAGGGCGAGTTCGTCCGGGACGCGGCGGAGTGGACGGCGCTGGAGTTCCCGGTGTCGCTCAAGCCGTTCGAGGACGGCGGGCTGATCTGGTTCGACGCGTTCACCCACGAGGCGCCCCTGGAGATCCGGGACGCCGAGTGGGCGGTGCGGCAGCCGCTGCCGCGGAAGAAGGTCGCGGTCGCCATCACCACCATGCGCCCGCACGACGCGGTCGGCGCGCTGCGCGCCCTGGCGGGCGACCCGGCCGTGCTCGACGTGGTGGACAAGGTCTTCGTCGCCGACCAGGGCGCGGTGAAGGTGCGCTCGGTCGAGGGCTTCGCGGCGGCCGCCGCGGGCCTGGGCGACCGGCTGGAGGTCGTCGAGCAGGACAACCTGGGCGGGTCCGGCGGGTTCACCCGGGGCATGTTCGAGGCGATCGAGCACACCGACGCCGACCAGGTCATGCTCATGGACGACGACATCCGGCTGGAGCCGGAGGCGGTGCTGCGGTCCAACGCCTTCGCCAGGGCGGCGGCGTCGCCGGTCATCGTCGGCAGCCACATGCTGAACCTCCAGGCCCGCACCCGCATCCACAGCACCGCCGAGGTCGTGGACCTGGGCTCGTGCTTCTGGCGCGCCGCGCCGGGCGCGGTCACCGACCACGACTTCGCCACGTCGTCGCTGCGCGAGACGCCCGCGCTGCACGCCAGGGTCGACGCCACCTACAACGGCTGGTGGATGTGCCTGATCCCGCGCGAGGTGGTGGAGCGGACCGGCTATCCGCTGCCGCTGTTCATCAAGTGGGACGACGCCGAGTACTCGCTGCGGGCCCTGGAGCGCGGCTTCCCGACGGTGTCGCTGCCGGGTTCGGCGGTGTGGCACATGCCGTGGACCGACAAGAACGACTCGACGGACTGGCAGGCGTACTTCCACACCCGCAACCGCCTGGTGCTGGCCGCCCTGCACAGCCCGTACGACGTGCGGAACACGATCGTCAAGCACGGCCTGAAGCTGTCGCTGCGGCACCTGCTGTCCATGGAGTACTCGACGGTGGCGTTGCAGCAGAAGGCCGTCGAGGACTTCCTGGCGGGCCCCGAGGCGCTGTTCGACTCGCTGCGCACCGCGCTGCCGGAGGTGCGCCGCATCCGCGAGCGCTACAGCGACGCCCGGCGCCTGGAGTCGGCCCGCGAGGTCCCGCCGCCCACGTTCGACCTGGTGCGCGCGGAGGCCCTGCTCCAGCCGTCGCGGGGCAGGGCCGCGATCGCGGTGCGCGCGGCGAAGTCGGTGCTGCACAACCTGCGCCCGCCGCAGCCGGGGACGGCGGACCGCCCCCAGCTCAACGTGCCCGCCCTCAACGCCCGCTGGTTCCTGCTGGGCAACCTGGACAGCGCCACCGTGTCCGCCGCGGACGGCACGGGCGTGGCGTTCTACAAGCGCGACCCCGAGCAGTTCCGGGTGCTGATGGCCAGGGCGGTGCGGAACTACCGCAGGCTGGGCCGGGAGTGGCCGCGGCTGCGCGCCCGGTACCGGGAGGCGCTGCCCGACCTCACCTCCGCCGAGGGGTGGCGCAAGGTGTTCGAGAACGACTGA
- the glfT1 gene encoding galactofuranosyltransferase GlfT1 has translation MVRALPQGSVVGVVVTRHRRELLADSLKVLASQTRPLDHLVVVDNGPDQPVDDLVAQCPIPTTYLASHRNLGGAGGFALGMLHALALGADWLWLADDDGRPADETVLAVLLEEASRRGLAAVSPVVANIERPDKLAFPLRRGLTWKRRTSDLGADFLPGIASLFNGALFKASTVDVIGVPDYRLFFRGDEVEIHRRLVRSGLPFGTSLKVAYLHPDGSDEFKPMLGGRFHAQDPENEVKRYYTYRNRGYLLSQPGMRKLGLLEAFRFGLYFIGVRRDPRAFLEWLRLVRLGQRERFFRK, from the coding sequence ATGGTGAGGGCACTGCCCCAGGGCTCGGTGGTCGGCGTCGTGGTGACCCGCCACCGGCGGGAGCTCCTGGCCGACTCGTTGAAGGTGCTGGCCTCGCAGACGCGGCCGCTCGACCACCTGGTGGTCGTGGACAACGGACCGGACCAGCCGGTCGACGACCTCGTCGCGCAGTGCCCCATCCCCACCACCTACCTGGCCTCGCACCGCAACCTCGGCGGCGCGGGCGGGTTCGCGCTGGGCATGCTGCACGCGCTGGCGCTCGGCGCGGACTGGCTGTGGCTCGCCGACGACGACGGCAGGCCGGCCGACGAGACGGTGCTCGCGGTGCTGCTGGAGGAGGCGTCCCGGCGCGGCCTCGCGGCCGTCTCGCCCGTGGTGGCCAACATCGAGCGGCCGGACAAGCTGGCCTTCCCGCTGCGGCGGGGCCTGACCTGGAAGCGGCGCACGTCCGACCTCGGCGCGGACTTCCTGCCGGGCATCGCGTCGCTGTTCAACGGCGCGCTGTTCAAGGCGTCCACGGTCGACGTGATCGGCGTGCCGGACTACCGCCTGTTCTTCCGCGGCGACGAGGTGGAGATCCACCGGCGGCTGGTGCGCAGCGGGCTGCCGTTCGGCACCTCGCTGAAGGTCGCCTACCTGCACCCGGACGGGTCGGACGAGTTCAAGCCGATGCTCGGCGGCCGGTTCCACGCCCAGGACCCGGAGAACGAGGTCAAGCGGTACTACACCTACCGCAACCGCGGGTACCTGCTGTCGCAGCCGGGGATGCGCAAGCTGGGGCTGCTGGAGGCGTTCCGGTTCGGGCTGTACTTCATCGGGGTGCGGCGGGACCCGCGGGCGTTCCTGGAGTGGCTGCGGCTGGTGCGGCTGGGGCAGCGGGAGCGCTTCTTCCGCAAGTGA
- the wzt gene encoding galactan export ABC transporter ATP-binding subunit Wzt/RfbE: MVSIDVWNASVDFPIFDAKSRSLKKLALGKVGGKIGSEGRVPIIEALHDITISLRHGDRVGLVGHNGAGKSTLLRLLAGIYEPTRGSSRIVGKVAPVFDLGVGMDPEISGYDNIMIRGLFLGMSRKEMEKRVDDIAEFTELGDYLSMPLRTYSTGMRVRLALGVVTSINPEILLLDEGIGAVDAAFMAKARDRLNDLVKRSGILVFANHSDDFLVEFCNTAIWMDEGHVKMHGSLREVVTAYKGRDPFEHLSPETLERIGQPRVLSGNGGE, translated from the coding sequence ATGGTCAGCATCGACGTCTGGAACGCCTCGGTCGACTTCCCGATCTTCGACGCCAAGTCGAGGTCGCTGAAGAAGCTCGCCCTGGGCAAGGTCGGCGGCAAGATCGGCTCGGAGGGCCGCGTCCCGATCATCGAGGCCCTGCACGACATCACCATCTCGCTGCGGCACGGTGACCGGGTCGGCCTGGTCGGGCACAACGGCGCGGGCAAGTCCACGCTGCTGCGCCTGCTCGCGGGCATCTACGAGCCGACCCGCGGCAGCTCGCGGATCGTGGGCAAGGTCGCGCCGGTGTTCGACCTCGGCGTCGGCATGGACCCGGAGATCTCCGGGTACGACAACATCATGATCCGCGGCCTGTTCCTCGGCATGAGCCGCAAGGAGATGGAGAAGCGGGTCGACGACATCGCCGAGTTCACCGAGCTGGGCGACTACCTGTCGATGCCGCTGCGCACCTACTCGACCGGCATGCGGGTGCGGCTCGCGCTGGGCGTGGTGACCTCGATCAACCCGGAGATCCTGCTGCTCGACGAGGGCATCGGCGCGGTCGACGCGGCGTTCATGGCCAAGGCCAGGGACCGGCTGAACGACCTGGTGAAGCGGTCGGGCATCCTGGTGTTCGCGAACCACTCCGACGACTTCCTGGTCGAGTTCTGCAACACGGCCATCTGGATGGACGAGGGGCACGTGAAGATGCACGGCTCGCTGCGCGAGGTGGTCACCGCCTACAAGGGCCGTGACCCGTTCGAGCACCTGAGCCCGGAGACGCTGGAGCGGATCGGTCAGCCGCGGGTGCTGAGCGGGAACGGTGGCGAGTAG
- the wzm gene encoding galactan export ABC transporter permease subunit Wzm/RfbD: MQPTSTVDRPAAPQAPDSRTFGRAFADLRDAWHQRELWAHLGWQDIKQRYRRSVIGPLWITISMGTTALALGLLYSQLFGQEIATFLPYVTAGFVIWNFILGVVTEGTEVFIANEGLIKHLPSPVTVHVLRMVWRQVLFFLHNLAVYVVVLVIFFPELAKPYKMAGWDLEHPGLSWAVLLVVPAFALLVANAVWIALLFGIISTRFRDIPPVIHSFINLVFFMTPIVWHVGVLQKVTGGGGSTNDWRVLIAELNPLYHYVEIVRAPLLGHAQDWHHWVVVGAFTVVGWTLALFAMRNYRARVSYWV, translated from the coding sequence GTGCAACCCACGAGTACGGTCGACCGACCAGCGGCACCCCAGGCCCCCGACTCCCGCACCTTCGGGCGGGCGTTCGCCGACCTTCGCGACGCGTGGCACCAGCGGGAGCTCTGGGCGCACCTGGGCTGGCAGGACATCAAGCAGCGCTACCGCCGTTCGGTGATCGGTCCGCTGTGGATCACCATCTCGATGGGCACCACGGCGCTCGCGCTCGGCCTGCTGTACTCGCAGCTGTTCGGTCAGGAGATCGCGACGTTCCTGCCGTACGTCACGGCCGGGTTCGTCATCTGGAACTTCATCCTCGGCGTGGTCACCGAGGGCACCGAGGTCTTCATCGCCAACGAGGGGCTGATCAAGCACCTGCCGTCGCCGGTCACCGTGCACGTGCTGCGCATGGTGTGGCGCCAGGTGCTGTTCTTCCTGCACAACCTGGCGGTCTACGTCGTCGTCCTGGTGATCTTCTTCCCGGAGCTGGCCAAGCCGTACAAGATGGCGGGCTGGGACCTGGAGCACCCCGGCCTGTCCTGGGCGGTGCTGCTGGTCGTCCCGGCGTTCGCGCTGCTGGTGGCCAACGCGGTGTGGATCGCGCTGCTGTTCGGCATCATCAGCACCCGGTTCCGCGACATCCCGCCGGTGATCCACAGCTTCATCAACCTGGTCTTCTTCATGACGCCGATCGTGTGGCACGTGGGCGTGCTCCAGAAGGTCACCGGGGGTGGCGGGAGCACGAACGACTGGCGGGTGCTCATCGCCGAGCTGAACCCGCTCTACCACTACGTCGAGATCGTGCGCGCGCCGCTGCTGGGCCACGCCCAGGACTGGCACCACTGGGTGGTGGTGGGCGCGTTCACCGTCGTCGGGTGGACACTGGCGTTGTTCGCCATGCGCAACTACCGTGCCCGCGTCTCCTACTGGGTCTGA
- a CDS encoding class I SAM-dependent methyltransferase encodes MLDRVRHNPLLGEVRRRVRGKLVRAVDEVVRRYHDDQADRIERLRGEVAELRKQNDDLRHQVDRAVDTTIQSEIRARRDLVFAGEQEAALQSARFVRAHMPTAPHFGHPHATLEHALGLVEADGMALEFGVYTGSTLKLIATARGGRDVYGFDSFQGLPEDWRNGFPAGTFDVDGLPEVDGAELVVGWFDDTLPGFLGSHPGPVAFLHVDCDLYSSTRTVLELVGPRLVPGSVVVFDEYFNFPGWQDHEHKAWTEYVARTGIAFDYVGYTYDHEQVIVKVTGAPHPVREG; translated from the coding sequence GTGCTGGATCGAGTTCGCCACAACCCGCTTCTCGGTGAGGTCCGCAGACGGGTCCGCGGGAAGCTGGTCCGCGCGGTCGACGAGGTCGTCCGCCGGTACCACGACGACCAGGCCGACCGCATCGAGCGGCTGCGCGGCGAGGTCGCCGAGCTGCGCAAGCAGAACGACGACCTGCGGCACCAGGTCGACCGGGCGGTCGACACGACCATCCAGTCCGAGATCCGGGCCCGGCGCGACCTGGTGTTCGCGGGTGAGCAGGAGGCGGCGCTGCAGAGCGCCCGCTTCGTGCGCGCCCACATGCCCACGGCGCCGCACTTCGGGCACCCGCACGCGACGCTGGAGCACGCCCTGGGCCTGGTCGAGGCCGACGGCATGGCGCTGGAGTTCGGCGTCTACACCGGCAGCACGCTGAAGCTGATCGCCACCGCGCGCGGCGGCCGGGACGTCTACGGCTTCGACTCGTTCCAGGGCCTGCCCGAGGACTGGCGCAACGGCTTCCCGGCGGGCACCTTCGACGTGGACGGCCTGCCCGAGGTCGACGGCGCGGAGCTGGTGGTCGGCTGGTTCGACGACACCCTGCCCGGGTTCCTCGGCTCCCACCCCGGCCCGGTGGCGTTCCTGCACGTCGACTGCGACCTGTACTCCTCGACCAGGACCGTCCTGGAGCTGGTCGGGCCGCGGCTGGTGCCCGGCAGCGTCGTGGTGTTCGACGAGTACTTCAACTTCCCCGGTTGGCAGGACCACGAGCACAAAGCCTGGACGGAGTACGTCGCCCGCACGGGGATCGCTTTTGACTACGTGGGGTACACCTATGACCACGAACAGGTGATCGTGAAGGTGACCGGGGCCCCCCACCCCGTGCGAGAGGGGTGA